In Symmachiella dynata, the following are encoded in one genomic region:
- a CDS encoding alginate export family protein, translating into MPHRFILFTTLTAIGLGVSAGPSKAAEPLVDQNAYMAGYQQQQQTVYVPPPKPAPPKVINPYKTLFYDNDFTYGSNPNDPPLLGDSLNQIHLADDFLVLSAGGELRFRPMDERNRLRPGGPGRSTYNLWRWRQYFNLEVSDWGRAYVEFIDATAWGVDLPLLPIDVDRWEVLNAFVDVNLETTLDVPGTFRVGRQEMLYGKQRLVSPLDWSNTRRNFQGLKYLYSEGDWDLNIFATNPVNAAARGIVPVQDFDNNFNQPDYDQFFSGVYSTYRGFEDSYVDLYWLWLRDTQQVQNVADGFRHTVGLHWNTTSEVTDACGNVTRVWDLDFEGAYQFGSDNSERINAGFFTGILGHTWKQVPWQPRLSGLFYWGSGDQDPDDDQTNTFSVLYPLGHAYWGILDNLSGQNLLDYSAQLDFSPAKKWKGTAAWHWFDLASTNDFLYNVAGAPLGTLDQGQNIGNELDLIATYTYNPNFSVSVGYSWFWYGEYVHNALPRDTATQFYLQTHIRY; encoded by the coding sequence ATGCCACACCGATTCATTCTCTTCACCACATTGACCGCCATCGGGCTTGGAGTTTCTGCTGGACCCTCGAAGGCTGCGGAACCGCTTGTTGATCAAAACGCATATATGGCCGGCTATCAACAACAGCAGCAAACGGTCTATGTCCCGCCGCCCAAACCGGCGCCCCCGAAAGTGATCAATCCGTATAAGACGCTGTTTTATGACAACGACTTCACCTACGGGAGCAATCCCAACGACCCGCCACTGTTGGGGGACAGCCTCAATCAGATTCATCTAGCGGACGATTTCCTGGTACTCTCCGCCGGGGGCGAACTGCGCTTTCGCCCGATGGACGAACGCAACCGTCTGCGGCCGGGTGGACCGGGGCGGAGTACGTACAACTTGTGGCGTTGGCGGCAATACTTCAATCTTGAAGTGAGCGATTGGGGCCGCGCCTATGTGGAATTTATTGATGCAACCGCCTGGGGTGTCGACCTGCCGCTCTTGCCCATCGACGTCGATCGCTGGGAAGTGCTCAACGCCTTTGTCGACGTGAACCTGGAAACCACGTTGGATGTTCCCGGTACGTTTCGCGTGGGACGGCAGGAAATGCTCTATGGCAAACAGCGGTTGGTCTCGCCGTTGGATTGGAGTAATACGCGGCGGAACTTCCAGGGGCTCAAATACCTTTACAGCGAAGGGGATTGGGACCTCAACATCTTCGCCACCAACCCGGTCAACGCCGCGGCGCGCGGGATCGTTCCGGTGCAAGATTTTGACAATAACTTCAATCAGCCCGACTACGATCAATTTTTCTCGGGTGTCTACTCCACCTACCGAGGGTTCGAAGACAGTTACGTCGATTTGTATTGGCTGTGGTTGCGGGATACTCAACAAGTGCAGAACGTCGCCGACGGATTTCGGCACACCGTCGGCTTGCATTGGAATACGACCAGCGAAGTGACGGACGCGTGTGGCAACGTCACACGGGTGTGGGACCTGGATTTTGAAGGCGCCTATCAATTCGGCAGCGACAACAGCGAGCGAATCAATGCCGGATTCTTCACCGGTATTTTGGGGCACACCTGGAAGCAGGTCCCCTGGCAACCGCGTCTGTCCGGCCTGTTTTACTGGGGCTCAGGCGATCAGGATCCCGACGATGACCAGACGAACACCTTCAGCGTGCTCTATCCACTGGGACATGCCTATTGGGGGATCTTGGACAACCTCTCGGGGCAAAACCTGCTCGATTACAGCGCGCAACTCGATTTCTCTCCGGCCAAAAAATGGAAAGGGACAGCTGCTTGGCACTGGTTTGATTTGGCCAGCACCAACGACTTTCTCTACAACGTCGCCGGCGCGCCGCTGGGAACGCTCGACCAAGGCCAAAACATCGGCAACGAGTTGGACCTGATCGCCACGTATACCTACAACCCGAACTTCTCGGTCTCGGTTGGCTACTCGTGGTTCTGGTACGGCGAATACGTGCACAATGCCCTGCCCCGAGATACCGCCACGCAATTCTATCTGCAAACGCACATCCGCTATTA